A single window of Corythoichthys intestinalis isolate RoL2023-P3 chromosome 21, ASM3026506v1, whole genome shotgun sequence DNA harbors:
- the gucy2g gene encoding guanylate cyclase 2G — translation MNRSTSGVIQVFYLMLTLIAAKTVASEGPGATHPSSKLLIGFQAPWNTSFPFSAQRLGSAIQIAVDKVNSNPSFLGNYTLGFIYMDTACSPKMSLGGFIQQVWRDNVSAVFGPACPEEAEVTGLIASTWNIPMFGFVGQSSKMDNANVYDSFINVVPPLKRSSEVLVKTLEFFGWTHVAMIGGGLDSNTWDKVDALWKTVEMPLRSKFKLTAAVKFDTSDQRLVYRNVKYIATVARVIVVLTNKEDAMTLLLEAERQGLMGGDYVFFLVQHFEVSGGLDNVWKYSMDGKINQAALRAFDMTFIIGQKSYDGYEYYDFFEQVFERLQGPPFHSNLTSEREVSTYSTYLHDAVLLYAMALKEILKDGKDPRDGRQVLQKMKNKNSIRFYGASGLVHFDEDGERNLDYSIYDLQYTRDDATFVPVLHFDSHSKSIRPTPTFAAVTWPKGRPPSDNPECGFNNELCEWLSNDIALLSLLITFPIIGALAVLGIGVLLLQKLRLQTSLEDSRWWLIDYSDINVIRESGHGLSLSTTRSLSGSGGSHSTLSTNSYVFRDKMGKEHFYATIGLYQGNYVAIKYIKNDVREKLQKASVVAEFNVMKEMKHENLVHFFGACVEPPNVCLVTQYCRKGSLKDVLMASDVELDGMFKLSFAFDIVNGMDFIHKSSLKFHGNLKTSTCMVDSRLQVKLSGFGLWEFKYGVGGNRGLPGTPKYEALFWTAPELLRKVDPTVNGTQKGDVYSFAIILWELMYSSKSGPYQDENLEPKEIITRLQGPFRGEPLRPALSDLCDNNINALLRVCWNENPDHRPPFRTILRQLKEASPESHANILDNMVEKLEKYANHLEEVVGERTNQLVAEKTRADKLLSSMLPRYIADQLMAGKSVEPRSYDVVSIFFSDIVGFTSMCADSSAMEVVMFLNDLYSLFDDIIRMYDVYKVETIGDAYMVASGLPITNGQQHAVEIATMALHFVSAIKHFRIRHMPAVSLAIRIGIHSGPVVAGVVGSTMPRYCLFGDTVNMASRMESNSLPLKIHISQHTADILTRVGSFELEERGEIEMKGKGHHKTYWLLSKQGFNPPLLAAQGTAQPDASLQLAAEKTGDFRAADQKAKNPTGEDAVLPLVDI, via the exons ATGAATAGATCTACCTCGGGCGTCATCCAGGTGTTCTACCTGATGCTCACCCTGATAGCCGCCAAGACCGTAGCCAGCGAGGGTCCCGGTGCGACCCATCCCAGCTCCAAGCTTCTAATTGGCTTCCAGGCTCCGTGGAATACGTCGTTTCCATTTAGTGCCCAGCGTCTGGGCTCGGCCATCCAGATCGCCGTAGACAAAGTCAACTCAAACCCTTCTTTTTTGGGAAACTACACCTTGGGCTTCATCTACATGGACACAGCCTGCAGTCCTAAAATGTCTTTAGGGGGCTTTATACAACAGGTGTGGCGAGACAACGTGTCGGCTGTCTTTGGACCGGCATGTCCTGAAGAAGCAGAG GTGACGGGCCTGATAGCCTCCACGTGGAACATCCCAATGTTCGGCTTCGTGGGCCAGTCGTCCAAGATGGACAACGCCAACGTATATGACTCATTCATCAACGTGGTGCCGCCGCTCAAGAGGAGCTCGGAGGTACTGGTGAAGACCTTGGAGTTCTTCGGCTGGACGCACGTGGCCATGATTGGCGGCGGCCTGGACTCCAACACGTGGGATAAAGTGGACGCGCTATGGAAAACAGTGGAGATGCCACTGAGGTCAAAGTTCAAGCTGACAGCCGCCGTCAAATTTGACACCAGCGACCAGCGTCTGGTTTACCGTAACGTCAAATACATTGCGACTGTGGCTAGAG TGATCGTAGTCTTGACTAACAAGGAGGACGCTATGACGTTGCTGCTCGAGGCCGAGCGCCAGGGTCTGATGGGAGGCGACTACGTTTTCTTCCTGGTGCAACATTTTGAGGTCAGTGGAGGCTTG GACAACGTGTGGAAATACTCTATGGACGGGAAAATAAACCAGGCAGCACTCCGAGCCTTCGACATGACATTCATCATCGGCCAAAAGTCGTACGACGGCTACGAGTACTACGACTTCTTTGAGCAGGTGTTCGAGCGACTCCAAGGACCTCCGTTCCACAGCAACCTGACCTCTGAGAGAGAA GTGAGCACCTACTCGACATATCTGCACGACGCCGTGTTGCTCTACGCCATGGCCTTGAAGGAGATCCTGAAAGATGGCAAGGACCCTCGCGATGGACGTCAGGTTCTGCAGAAAATGAAGAACAAGAATAGCATTCGCTTCTATG GAGCTTCCGGACTGGTCCATTTTGATGAGGATGGGGAGAGAAATCTAGACTATTCCATTTATGACCTGCAATACACAAGGGACGATGCAACGTTTGTGCCGGTCCTTCATTTTGACAGCCACAGCAAAAGCATACG GCCAACACCCACGTTTGCCGCAGTGACGTGGCCCAAAGGAAGACCCCCGTCTGACAACCCTGAGTGTGGCTTCAACAACGAGCTGTGTGAATGGTTGAGTAACG ATATCGCTCTGCTGTCTCTGCTGATCACGTTCCCTATTATCGGCGCTTTGGCCGTGCTGGGCATTGGCGTCCTGCTGTTGCAGAAGCTTCGCCTCCAGACCAGCCTGGAGGACTCACGCTGGTGGCTCATCGACTACAGTGACATCAATGTCATCAGAGAG AGCGGCCATGGTTTGTCGTTGAGCACTACCAGGAGTCTAAGCGGCAGCGGAGGCTCACACTCCACATTGTCTACCAATAGCTACGTTTTCAGGGACAAGATGGGCAAAGAGCACTTCTACGCCACCATAGGCCTTTACCAG GGGAATTACGTGGCCATCAAGTACATCAAGAACGACGTTCGGGAAAAGCTCCAGAAGGCCTCCGTCGTCGCAGAGTTCAATGTG ATGAAGGAgatgaaacatgagaacctggtgCATTTCTTCGGCGCGTGCGTTGAGCCGCCCAATGTCTGTCTCGTCACTCAGTACTGCAGAAAAGGCAGCCTGAAG GATGTTTTGATGGCTTCTGACGTGGAGCTGGATGGGATGTTTAAGCTTTCCTTCGCTTTCGATATCGTAAAC GGAATGGACTTCATCCACAAGAGTAGCCTCAAGTTCCACGGCAATCTTAAGACCAGCACCTGCATGGTGGACAGCCGGCTGCAGGTCAAACTCTCCGGCTTCGGACTGTGGGAGTTTAAATATGGTGTTGGAGGCAACCGTGGTCTGCCAGGAACTCCCAAATATGAAG CCTTGTTCTGGACAGCTCCGGAACTGTTGAGAAAAGTCGACCCCACAGTCAATGGGACCCAAAAAGGGGACGTCTACAGCTTTGCCATCATCCTCTGGGAGCTCATGTACAGCTCCAAAAGTGGGCCGTACCAGGATGAAAACCTAGAGCCTAAAG AGATCATCACGAGGCTGCAGGGGCCGTTCCGCGGCGAGCCTCTAAGACCGGCTTTGTCCGACCTGTGCGACAACAACATCAACGCGCTGCTCAGGGTCTGCTGGAATGAAAACCCCGACCACAGACCGCCATTTAGGACCATTTTGAGACAACTGAAGGAGGCCAGCCCAGAAAG CCACGCAAACATTCTGGACAACATGGTAGAGAAGCTAGAAAAATATGCCAATCACCTGGAGGAAGTGGTGGGGGAGAGAACCAATCAACTGGTTGCTGAAAAGACTCGTGCTGACAAGCTTCTCTCCAGCATGTTGCCGAG GTACATTGCAGACCAGTTGATGGCTGGGAAATCGGTGGAGCCTCGAAGTTACGACGTGGTGAGCATCTTCTTCTCCGACATAGTGGGCTTCACCTCTATGTGCGCCGACAGCTCGGCCATGGAGGTCGTCATGTTCCTCAACGACCTCTACAGCCTCTTTGATGACATTATCAGGATGTATGATGTCTACAAG GTGGAAACCATCGGTGACGCCTACATGGTGGCCAGCGGTTTGCCCATCACCAACGGCCAACAGCACGCCGTGGAGATCGCTACCATGGCCTTGCACTTTGTAAGTGCCATCAAGCACTTCCGGATACGCCACATGCCCGCTGTGAGTCTGGCCATCCGCATCGGCATCCATTCAG GTCCTGTGGTTGCCGGCGTGGTCGGAAGCACGATGCCTCGCTACTGTTTGTTTGGTGACACGGTCAATATGGCATCTCGCATGGAGAGCAACAGCTTAC